A stretch of DNA from Candidatus Gastranaerophilales bacterium:
AACCACTATTGACGATGCCCCTTTTTATATCAATATTCCCATGCTTTACAATAATAAAGAGTATGTTATTTACAACAAATCTACCGCGTTTTATAACATGGGCTTGGCTTACAAATGGAAGTCGCTTCTCAATAGCGAAAATCTTTTAGCGGTTAGAAAAAATCTTCAGCAATCCGTTGAAGTTTATAAAAAGTCCATTGAACTTATGAAGAACAATTATAACGCGTATTTTAATTTGGCATTAAGTTTACAGCTCTTAGGCGAATCTACCGAGGCAAAAGCATTTTACTGCAAGTGTATAGAAATGCGTCCGTTTGATTATGATGCCCATTACAATATGGCGGTGCTTTTGAGGGAAGAGAACAATTATCTCGATGCTATACTTGAGCTTGAAAAAGCTGCGTTGATTGTTGATTCTGCGGGAGATGGATTTAAGACACGTTATATATACGATGTTTTGAGCGAAACATCAAAAAAACTGTACGCACAGCAAGATTATAAAGAGTTAATAGAAAAATTAAACAACGACCCCATCAGGAGGTATGAGCCTACTTTTGTTAATGGTAAAATTGTAGCTTCTGAAGAACTCGATAGAGCTATGCTGGAAAACATGCGTACTTGCAGTTACAAAAAAGAATGAGGTTAATTTGAAAAAAGCTGTCGGATATATTAGTGCCACCGGAAAACATGAAATTGAACGTGAAATTGAAATTAAGGTTCAAATAGAGCATATTGCCGATTTTTGCGAAAAAAACAATATGGAATTTTTACAAAATTTTATTGAACCGAAAGAAAGCACCGAAGATTATAAAAGCGAACTTTTCAAACTTTTGGACGAAGCCGGTTCCGGCAAATTTACGGATGTTATTGTGCTTAATCTTGACAGAATGGCGCCTGATAATATTGCGAAAGCCTGGATTATTGATGAACTTAAGAAAAAAGGTGTCCGTTTACATTCATTGACTGAAGAATTATTAATGGGGGTTGAATTTTCTGATGAAAAAATAAAAATTAAAGCTGAAAAAATCAAACAAAAGGTTCGTGATATTCCTTCCCTGCCTGAAATCGTCAATAAAGTTGTAGCTCTTATTCAAAACCCCAACTCATCAGCGCTGCAGCTTTCAAATGTTATTTCGCAGGATGCTGGTTTAACCTCAAGAGTTCTTAGATTGGTTAATTCAGCCTATTACGGCTTCCCTAAACAAATATCTTCCATTCAACATTCCATTGCTATTTTAGGTTTTACCACTATCAGGGGGCTTGTACTTTCTTCTTCGATTTTCAAAATCTTTGCGCCTAAAATGGAGCAGTCTAAAATGCTGGATTACAAGCAACTTTGGAAACACTCTTTATTATGCGCCATAGCTGCTAAAAACATTAATAAGTATTTGCATAAAAATTATGAGGAGCATATTTTCAGCGCCGCTATTTTGCATGATATGGGCAAAATTATTTTAGACCAGTACGACCATCCCAACTACGTTTTGGCATTGAGCGAATTTGATTATTCCGACATGAATAATAATCTTGTTATAGAAAAAAAATACTGCGGACTGGATCACTGCGAGGTTGGCGCTTTGATTACCACTCACTGGAATTTACCTGAAGCTATCAGTCAGACTGTTCAATATCATCACAACCCGTTTGAAGCAGATGAAGAACA
This window harbors:
- a CDS encoding tetratricopeptide repeat protein, which produces MLNFIKSTALKVIILILIVLGISFVVFFPQKVRTAWKVTKSFYKVYQGDKKYRSHDLTGAINYYNEALVLYPQHPKASYNLGNIYAVYEDYNSALGAYEHSLKYNPKYMTARIALGILLSEKFFDYDRAIKEYQTTIDDAPFYINIPMLYNNKEYVIYNKSTAFYNMGLAYKWKSLLNSENLLAVRKNLQQSVEVYKKSIELMKNNYNAYFNLALSLQLLGESTEAKAFYCKCIEMRPFDYDAHYNMAVLLREENNYLDAILELEKAALIVDSAGDGFKTRYIYDVLSETSKKLYAQQDYKELIEKLNNDPIRRYEPTFVNGKIVASEELDRAMLENMRTCSYKKE
- a CDS encoding HDOD domain-containing protein, producing MKKAVGYISATGKHEIEREIEIKVQIEHIADFCEKNNMEFLQNFIEPKESTEDYKSELFKLLDEAGSGKFTDVIVLNLDRMAPDNIAKAWIIDELKKKGVRLHSLTEELLMGVEFSDEKIKIKAEKIKQKVRDIPSLPEIVNKVVALIQNPNSSALQLSNVISQDAGLTSRVLRLVNSAYYGFPKQISSIQHSIAILGFTTIRGLVLSSSIFKIFAPKMEQSKMLDYKQLWKHSLLCAIAAKNINKYLHKNYEEHIFSAAILHDMGKIILDQYDHPNYVLALSEFDYSDMNNNLVIEKKYCGLDHCEVGALITTHWNLPEAISQTVQYHHNPFEADEEHRELVSVIAIGNVFAHVLASNINLENEYFDPNILTILGINHGDISRIYCLINEDLPEIHELEGFFQ